One stretch of Nitrospirota bacterium DNA includes these proteins:
- a CDS encoding CopG family transcriptional regulator, whose product MKSKIKYTDEPMGKLRVIKDFLPPPDKLVMKEENIKVTISLKKSSIAFFKKEAQKHHTSYQRMIRRLIDLYTSQHQKSA is encoded by the coding sequence ATGAAGAGCAAAATAAAATATACAGATGAACCGATGGGCAAGCTGAGAGTTATTAAAGATTTTCTTCCCCCGCCGGATAAGCTGGTGATGAAGGAAGAAAATATTAAAGTAACTATTTCCTTGAAAAAATCGAGCATTGCTTTTTTTAAGAAAGAAGCGCAAAAACACCATACGTCGTACCAAAGAATGATTCGGCGGCTTATAGACCTCTACACTTCACAACATCAAAAGAGTGCGTGA